TTGATGCATTGGAAATGCTCAGAGAAGAGTGACGAACCTTCTCAGATTGCCTGCGAGATAATGGAAGACTCTGAGAGGTGCTGgtaagcattattttatttttgtaatgtaaaaatatgttCACAACtttaataaatatgcaaaagTACACATACAAACTTAAGGGAGAAATAGTAATAACAAGACAATAATAAGTTATAAGCAGGATTTTATATTCATGTATTTCCTATGATGTGAGTTGCCTTCTGCAAGTGTCTGCCTATCCTAGGTGACTCTAAAGGGACCAAGGGTGCTTAGGCTACTAATTCAGACGTATCCATTAAGACTGTAAAGCATGGTTTGGGCTGAAAGTGGTTTTCAAACAGCAAGGTCAAGTCTTGCTCCTTTAAAATCAAAAGAATGATTACAGAATTGGAAAAGACGCCTTACAGTAAGAAACGCAGGAAGTTCAATCTATTTTGCTTACTACTAAAAGGTCAAAGGGTGACTTAATCACAGCCTGACATTACCTACAGGGATAATCTTGGTAACGACTTCTCAACCTGGCCGGTAAAGATAGAACAAAAGTcagtggctggaagctgaagaTAACTCAGACTAGATACCAAATATAATTATTGGCGGccacaataaataataattatcaGGGTGGCTGCTGATCCTTTAATGAAGGCAACCTCAAAATCTAaatcagatttattaaaaaaaatatgctgtaaaTCAGGCAATAATTGAGGAAGGAACATGGCTTGTGCTGTGCCGGATTCGGGTCACAGTCTCACACTGCCCAGTAATCTAAGAATCTATAAACCCACTATCCTGGAGGTTTCTTACTTTGATCTGTTTAAAGAAACTATTATGTCCATGCTTATCATGGTGACATTTAATCACTGTTAATATGTGCATAAGGCTCAAAGTAGGGTAATTACCATTTTTTCCAGCTCCGACCTCTCGTATGATTTGCCACCGCCCCTTCCAGCGCTCTTGTTTTGAAAACTAATTCCTGTTATCTAAAAGactttccaaagcaaacacaGCAGTGCAGCACTTTCTAGTATTTATTTTGTGCTCTCAAAGAAAAGGCAATAGTGGTAgcggttttttttggggggagtgttCTTCTTCTAAAAAGATACTTGTGTCCACTGTAGCTTTAAAATGTCCCCCTGCTCCTTTACTGAGGCCAAGGACCAGGTCCACGGGCAGAAGGTTTTGCTGTGTAACTGCTGAATATGCAgtaggtgatttttttcatgggaaTTAGGTCCTGCTCTGGTAGCAGCAAACTCCGCTTTGGTGCCCAACTGCAGCAggaaactgcaaatgaaaagggTTTTCATATACTAAGACAAAGAACCATAGTTTTTAAGGTCACCGTGATCCTCCCTCTAGTCTTCTTTCCTACGTAatttggacaaaaaaaacccaaaaaacttctctgcctcctgcttttgAGTGTTTGACTGTATGGAGAGCAGCCATCACCCTTTCCCCGCGCTTGTCTGATGTAGGTGGTAAACtaagtggggctgggagcagcttgGCAGACATGTGTAGCACACTGCGTGCGTTCACAGCATTATCATCCACCCAGATTAGCAGCTGAGCGCTGCTGGTTATGGACGGCAGCGCTTGGGAGTAAATAGGGGCCTTGCAAGATATGGCTGAGTCGCTGACTCCATCGTAGACTCCTTGCCTGACCTTGGGACTGTAGCACTGTCTGCCTCTGTGTTTAAAAAGTTAAGATAATATTACTTGTCTGCCTCGCAAGCATGTTGTAAGGTTATAGGCCCTGTTTATTGGAGTGAGCTGTAAAGTATTAAAGGTGATGAGAGCTATGTAAATATCTATGCTCATGAAACCTGAATTAAAACACTATCCCTATTGCTAGAGCAAAGCACGCTTAAAGCCCATCAGTCCCTACAACATCACGGTACAGCTCACACACACGTTTCCCGCATCTCAGAGgcgaaaaaaaaagatggcaatgGAGTCGCAGAGGGGAAACCTGCAGTGACTGAGCACAGGGCACTTCATAGTATGGGTTTGGCTGTGATTTACAATCTCATGCCCGGAAAGGAGACATTGTTAAGCGCTGCCTTAGTCTGTTAGTCTTAGTCTTAGTCCAGCGATGCACCCGGGAGACTTTGGGGAGAAGCGAAGGCCCCGAGGTGCGACAGACATGCTCAGGAGCACATGCACATGCCGCATGCCATACACACACAGTAAGAGGTCACTTAACTGGGGCTttacaaacattttcaaagtgctttacaaagaaTTCATTAATAGATGACATATTTTTGCTAAAGGCACAACCAGCTCAACCAGATTTTATTACAGGTGTAAATAATACTGAGAGAATTTAGGCGCGAGCCTCGTTTGTCTGCTCTTAATCCCTCCTCCCACTGACTTGTTAAAGGTCTGCTTAATCACCCAGCCCTTTCCCCTCCAAATCCATGAATGCTTCATCCACACTTATTTATTTTACGGAGATTTATACAAATGCCAGAAGGTACCTAGCAGTGCCCTCCAGGTTTCTTGGCcccaatgaaaaaacaaacaatgcGAAAACCCAGATGTAACCCAGTGGCCAGCGGTGCAATTTAACTCGTTAGGAAGAAAAGGCGGCAGCTTAGAAAGCCACCCCGGATATTTTTAACCTGGCAGTGAAGAAGCTGAGCACCCTTGGCTGAAGAAAGACAGGCCAGAActgagggcagggctggggcacgaTGGTGTGCGGGGTCtcagcccaccctgtccctggggagctggaCTTGGGTGTCATGGGGAGCTCCTGCGACCAGCACCCATGCTGAGGAGGCAtggtggggacactggggacagtgaCGATGTCTCCCGGGGCACCAGGCAcgcgggagggagggaagggggtacCTGTTGCGGGGAGAGGGGGCATGGGCAGAGCTCCCCGGGGTGTTTCTGAGGGACGAGGATGGGGGGTGCAGGTAGGGGGTCCCCAGCGAAGAGAAGAGGGGAGCCCTTGCGCGGGGTGGAGGGATGCCACCCCTCGGGAGTGGGGGGTGGCACCCCGACTGGGGGGCGGCACGCCGCTCTCGGGAGCGGGGGGCTCCCCAGAGAGCGGGGGAGGACGCCTCGGTGCCGAGTCGGGGGGCGCAGGTAGGACCCCCCGGAGGCGCGGAGCAGCGCtgcggcggcccgggcgggccgagctccccggggcgggggcgggggcggcggcgcggggaggtgCCGTCCCTCCCCTGGGCAGTTTCTCGGCCAGGCTCTTTAATAGCggagccgcccccggcccctccccgttGGAGCCGGCCCGTGCGGcacggcgcggccggggccggggccgtggccggggccggggcaggtgGGGAGCTGCTCGGGCcatggcggggggcggcgggggggcggccggccgcGCCCGgctgctggccgtgctgctggcggggctgcTCGGCGGGGCGCGGGGTTTCGGCGACGAGGAGGAGCGGCGCTGCGACGCCATCCGCATCGCCATGTGCCAGAACCTGGGCTACAATGTCACCAAGATGCCCAACCTGGTGGGACACGAGCTGCAGGCGGACGCCGAGCTGCAGCTCACCACCTTCACCCCCCTCATCCAGTACGgctgctccagccagctccaggtgGGTTCGGGGCCCCGGGGGTCCCCTTTGTGCGTGGCCGGGGCGCGGGCCGGTGCAGCGCCCGGGCCGGCTGCCGCCCCGCGTTCCCGtcctcgtccccgtcccctcggCTCGGTCcgacaccccccccacccacccccccgggTCCCGCCGCCTGGCAGTGCCGTTCCTCGGCGGCCGGGGAGAGCGCGGCTCGCCGCGGTGGAGGCGCGGAGGGCggcaggggccgggcagcgcagccccggcggccCGGCGGGGTGGCCCGGCGGCgtggagcggcgcggcgcggtcctcccctcccgcccgggAAGGCTGGGGCTCCCGCAGCTCTGCCTGGTCCTTGCCGTCCGTCTCTGCTGTACCCGAGGTGCCGCCACCGCCGGCAGGACCTCGGGCACAGCAGAGGTGTTGAGCGAGAAGCCGAGGGAGCTGCGGGCTGCGGGGCACCTCCGCCGGGACTTGCAGCGCAGGAGCCGCTTTCCCAGGCGGATGGCAAGATCCTCGTCCTCCCCACGGGCATGGATTTCATCAAACAAAAACCAGCTTGTTTCTTGGGGCAGAGTTCCCGAATTAGCACGCAATTCCTCTTACGTTGTCGCGTCACAGAATTGCGATTATTCAAAAGCCGAGAAAACTACAGTATTTCATTACCACTGTAAATACGTACGTGACCTTATGGTAAAAGCAAAAGCCATTCTTCTGGAAGGATCGTGAACCAAAGTCATTCAATAAAtgccttttcttctgtgtgtttctTAGCTGTAAATCCAGGCAGTGCCTAgaacaaatatatgtatttgttcAAACCGCTTCAatttgtttttttgctttcctaaattGCACCCTTGAGGTTCAGATCTGGCTAAATCCCACTCGCTTTATTGAAACTGATGGGCTAAATTTACATGGAGCTGATCTAGGGAGTAAAATGTTCAGGCTTTGGCTTCGGACCACATTTTGGTCCATCGTTtgaaaaaagacaacatttttagtttttttttttttcctcctttgtttttattgttcttggtttatttgttttatgcTGCTTCCTGTTTTTGAAGGCAAAAGACCAAATATTACtgctaaaaaggcaaaaaaagaaaaattgttataTTTTGACCCATTTAATTTTCCCCTAATGCacttttgatttctgtttcttccagttcttcctttGCTCGGTCTATGTCCCGATGTGCACAGAAAAGATTAACATCCCCATAGGTCCCTGCGGTGGCATGTGCCTCTCTGTCAAAAGAAGATGCGAACCCGTTTTAAAAGAATTTGGATTTGCCTGGCCGGACAGCCTAAACTGCAGCAAATTCCCACCCCAGAATGATCACAACCACATGTGCATGGAGGGCCCAGGAGATGAAGAGGTTCCCCTTCATAGCAAGACCTCCTTGCAGCCTGGAGAGGAGTGCCACAGCATGGGCTCTAACTCGGACCAGTACATCTGGGTGAAGAGAAGCTTGAACTGTGTCCTGAAGTGCGGCTACGACGCTGGTCTCTACAGCAGGTCAGCTAAGGAATTCACAGATATCTGGATGGCCGTGTGGGCCAGTCTTTGCTTCATCTCAACTGCCTTCACAGTCCTGACCTTCCTGATTGATTCATCCAGATTTTCCTACCCGGAGCGCCCAATCATATTTTTGAGCATGTGCTACAATATTTATAGCATTGCTTATATTGTGAGGCTAACTGTGGGCCGGGAAAGGATATCCTGTGATTTTGAAGAGGCAGCAGAACCTGTTCTTATCCAAGAAGGTCTCAAGAACACAGGATGTGCTATAATTTTCTTGCTGATGTATTTTTTCGGGATGGCTAGCTCCATCTGGTGGGTTATTCTGACATTGACGTGGTTTCTGGCTGCAGGACTCAAGTGGGGCCATGAAGCTATAGAAATGCACAGCTCTTATTTCCATATTGCAGCCTGGGCAATCCCCGCGGTGAAGACCATTGTCATTTTGATTATGAGACTAGTAGATGCAGATGAGCTCACCGGTCTGTGCTACGTTGGTAACCAGAACCTAGATGCCCTGACGGGCTTTGTTGTTGCTCCGCTTTTTACCTACCTGGTCATTGGGACTTTATTCATTGCAGCGGGACTCGTGGCCTTGTTTAAAATCAGGTCTAATCTCCAGAAAGATGGGACTAAAACCGACAAACTGGAAAGGCTGATGGTCAAAATCGGTGTCTTTTCAGTGCTGTACACCGTCCCAGCAACGTGTGTCATCGCCTGTT
The genomic region above belongs to Mycteria americana isolate JAX WOST 10 ecotype Jacksonville Zoo and Gardens chromosome 1, USCA_MyAme_1.0, whole genome shotgun sequence and contains:
- the FZD4 gene encoding frizzled-4; this encodes MAGGGGGAAGRARLLAVLLAGLLGGARGFGDEEERRCDAIRIAMCQNLGYNVTKMPNLVGHELQADAELQLTTFTPLIQYGCSSQLQFFLCSVYVPMCTEKINIPIGPCGGMCLSVKRRCEPVLKEFGFAWPDSLNCSKFPPQNDHNHMCMEGPGDEEVPLHSKTSLQPGEECHSMGSNSDQYIWVKRSLNCVLKCGYDAGLYSRSAKEFTDIWMAVWASLCFISTAFTVLTFLIDSSRFSYPERPIIFLSMCYNIYSIAYIVRLTVGRERISCDFEEAAEPVLIQEGLKNTGCAIIFLLMYFFGMASSIWWVILTLTWFLAAGLKWGHEAIEMHSSYFHIAAWAIPAVKTIVILIMRLVDADELTGLCYVGNQNLDALTGFVVAPLFTYLVIGTLFIAAGLVALFKIRSNLQKDGTKTDKLERLMVKIGVFSVLYTVPATCVIACYFYEISNWAVFRYSADDSNMAVEMLKIFMSLLVGITSGMWIWSAKTLHTWQKCSNRLVNSGKVKREKRADGWVKPGKGNETVV